A window from Drosophila nasuta strain 15112-1781.00 chromosome 3, ASM2355853v1, whole genome shotgun sequence encodes these proteins:
- the LOC132792761 gene encoding venom serine protease, translated as MLSHCLIFIGSLLVLPAAWGYFEGCDNTYTVKDTIYVESPYYNSTYPPGTSCRYKFVAPVDYYITVQCTISLPSNNGQCSTDNFWLDTEGDLLMRTSENFCGTGTFTRDSLFTELVFAYISTGNVGGKFRCSLTAKPQSCNCGWSATTRIANGQAAAANEYPSMAALKDTTSNVAIFCGATIVSHRHLVTAAHCTNQVSQATNIVAIVGTNSIQNPSSSIYYAQYAIQQMVQHEQYVNNPSVENDIAVLTTATSIKWTRGVGPICLPPQGTSATFSYDTVDVIGYGMTSFGGYLSATLQKINLMVVNNVDCQTDYNGVATINSGQMCTYDYTGNSRDSCQFDSGGPVIKRSAKQFLLGIVSFGKNCGNAAYSMGVNTRVTSYISWIRQKIGYSNCVVSM; from the exons ATGCTCAGCCATTGCCTAATTTTCATAGGCAGCCTTTTAGTTCTGCCTGCTGCGTGGGGTTACTTTGAGGGCTGCGATAACACCTATACCGTAAAGGACACGATCTACGTCGAATCTCCGTATTATAACTCAACCTATCCGCCTGGCACCTCGTGTCgatacaaatttgttgcacCCGTGGATTATTACATTACAGTACAATGCACGATCAGTTTGCCATCG AATAATGGCCAGTGCAGCACGGATAACTTCTGGCTAGACACTGAAGGCGATCTCTTGATGCGCACCTCGGAAAACTTTTGCGGCACCGGCACCTTCACCCGAGATTCTCTATTCACGGAACTCGTCTTCGCCTACATCTCAACGGGCAACGTCGGGGGAAAATTCAGGTGCTCACTCACCGCTAAGCCGCAGAGCTGTAATTGTGGCTGGTCCGCTACCACACGAATTGCCAATGgccaagctgctgctgccaatgaATATCCCAGTATGGCAGCCCTCAAGGATACCACTTCGAATGTGGCCATTTTCTGTGGCGCCACTATTG TCTCACATCGCCACTTAGTGACTGCTGCTCACTGCACGAATCAAGTCAGCCAGGCCACAAATATAGTGGCCATCGTGGGCACCAACAGTATACAAAATC CCAGCAGCTCGATCTACTACGCTCAATATGCCATTCAGCAAATGGTGCAGCACGAGCAGTATGTGAATAATCCATCTGTGGAGAATGATATCGCCGTGCTCACCACAGCCACCTCTATAAAATGGACAAGGGGCGTGGGTCCCATTTGTCTGCCACCACAGGGCAC CTCTGCCACGTTTTCTTACGACACCGTTGATGTTATTGGCTATGGCATGACTTCGTTTGGCGGTTATCTATCCGCAACTCTGCAGAAGATCAATCTGATGGTTGTCAATAATGTGGATTGCCAAACAGATTACAACGGCGTTGCTACCATTAATTCTGGTCAAATGTGCACTTACGATTATACGGGCAACAGTCGCGATTCCTGTCAATTTGATTCAGGTGGTCCGGTTATCAAGCGTTCCGCCAAGCAATTCCTTCTTGGCATCGTCAGTTTTGGCAAGAATTGCGGTAATGCGGCTTATTCTATGGGCGTCAATACTAGAGTGACCTCATATATTAGCTGGATTCGACAGAAGATTGGATATTCCAACTGCGTTGTATCTATGTAA
- the LOC132791832 gene encoding venom serine protease, translating into MFKLSVILLAVPIFFGLAKSQQCNWQYSLQPGQTINITSSNYPRPFPAGSSCRYQLHAPASHVIHLSCVFEVYPDMCQTNFLYISRDGDLQFRDGERFCRTGRITLASHFQTMAIGYHSTNFASQQQARLSCQAIAVRVPCDCGWSLTTRITNGKEAAKHEFPSMVGLRDISSNLPIFCGGSIISDRFIVTAAHCTDRQPVASRIMAIVGVHDLSLTGESMFASQYAIQSIIRHPNYSSTRNTNDIALLQTVRRFVWSRGVAPICLPFRHIQGGEAYDVVDIAGWGTLGFGSVKSNTLQKANVMTIVNSDCSIRYNISIDANQVCTYDHTGQGQDSCQYDSGGPVILRQRNRMFLLGVISYGRSCGQRYGIGVNTRISSHLKWIGDYVGNSMCMR; encoded by the exons ATGTTTAAGTTAAGTGTGATATTGCTTGCTGTGCCGATTTTCTTTGGCCTGGCTAAGTCACAGCAATGCAATTGGCAGTACAGCTTGCAGCCAGGTCAAACAATCAATATAACAAGTTCGAATTATCCGAGACCATTTCCAGCTGGCAGCAGTTGTCGCTATCAACTGCATGCACCCGCCTCCCATGTGATACATCTGAGTTGTGTGTTTGAAGTG TATCCCGATATGTGTCAGACGAACTTTCTTTATATATCTCGGGATGGTGACCTCCAATTTCGCGATGGCGAACGCTTTTGCCGCACAGGTCGCATTACACTTGCCTCACACTTTCAAACCATGGCCATCGGTTATCATTCCACCAACTTCGCGTCTCAGCAGCAGGCCAGACTAAGCTGCCAGGCGATTGCAGTTCGTGTGCCCTGCGACTGTGGCTGGTCTCTGACAACGCGTATTACCAACGGCAAGGAGGCGGCCAAGCATGAGTTTCCCTCAATGGTGGGACTGCGAGATATCAGCTCAAATCTTCCCATATTTTGTGGTGGCAGCATCATCAGTGATCGCTTCATTGTCACAGCAGCACATTGCACAGATCGTCAGCCCGTTGCGAGTCGCATTATGGCCATAGTTGGCGTCCACGATCTCAGTCTAA CTGGTGAATCAATGTTTGCCTCGCAATATGCCATACAAAGTATTATCAGGCATCCGAATTACAGCAGCACTCGAAATACCAACGACATTGCTCTGCTTCAGACTGTGAGACGCTTCGTTTGGTCACGCGGTGTTGCTCCAATTTGTCTGCCCTTCAGACATATCCAGGG CGGTGAAGCCTACGATGTTGTGGATATCGCCGGGTGGGGAACTTTAGGTTTTGGTTCAGTCAAATCGAATACGTTGCAAAAGGCGAATGTGATGACGATTGTCAACTCCGACTGCAGTATACGTTATAACATCAGTATAGACGCTAATCAAGTTTGCACATATGATCACACAGGACAAGGACAGGACTCCTGCCAATACGATTCGGGAGGTCCTGTCATATTGCGTCAGCGCAATCGTATGTTCCTGCTCGGCGTGATCAGCTATGGACGCTCATGTGGCCAGAGATATGGCATTGGGGTGAACACCCGAATCTCGTCGCATCTGAAGTGGATAGGCGACTATGTGGGCAACTCAATGTGTATGCGTTAA
- the LOC132791833 gene encoding uncharacterized protein LOC132791833 translates to MPGKNFSAVQRLAQSIYTSPRYFSGRCVVAKNYDSIALHHKLNNRRVWPQREETYAAIQLMRQNRSWDNVRKFGSAINHSMSMARRGATPRRNNILTAKNASAKRVAMLRGDAVKKRGPVAMTKHVHNRAEVVNSLPREASMKKPQSEKRKKEEEKDEGDFMDVRSVRETLFGIPETNEDDQDKQREDDAELLRRVSRQSFTPGSKLSRKVIAPYQTYKSHRNCWAEFRHRLVFGGSSYY, encoded by the coding sequence ATGCCAGGCAAGAATTTCTCAGCTGTGCAACGTTTGGCACAATCGATCTACACCTCTCCCCGCTACTTTAGTGGCAGATGCGTCGTGGCCAAGAATTATGATTCGATTGCCTTGCATCACAAATTGAACAATCGTCGTGTATGGCCTCAGCGAGAGGAAACCTATGCTGCCATCCAGCTGATGCGACAGAACCGGAGCTGGGACAATGTGAGGAAGTTTGGCAGTGCCATCAACCACAGCATGTCGATGGCCAGAAGAGGCGCAACGCCGCGACGCAACAACATTCTGACTGCCAAAAATGCGTCGGCCAAACGCGTTGCGATGCTACGCGGTGATGCGGTGAAGAAGCGAGGACCTGTTGCTATGACTAAGCATGTCCACAATCGCGCGGAGGTTGTGAACTCGCTTCCCAGGGAGGCGAGCATGAAGAAACCTCAATCCGAGAAACGTAAAAAGGAGGAAGAGAAAGATGAGGGTGATTTCATGGATGTGCGATCCGTGCGTGAAACGCTCTTCGGCATCCCGGAGACCAATGAGGATGACCAGGATAAGCAACGGGAGGACGATGCTGAACTACTAAGACGTGTCTCAAGGCAGAGCTTTACGCCTGGTTCCAAGCTGTCGCGGAAAGTGATTGCTCCATATCAAACGTACAAATCACATCGTAATTGCTGGGCCGAATTTCGCCATCGATTGGTCTTTGGTGGATCGAGCTATTATTAA
- the LOC132790876 gene encoding uncharacterized protein LOC132790876: MFSCRLTHFDVHLCNRNINNARRQLHHRDNSKTEQIAKITRGLAQKQSEPNPEYHHAPRSYVENYIKHHLRNGFMEPTMFHRNPRYRWIDFRRRMVYGTYDI, encoded by the coding sequence ATGTTTTCGTGCCGATTAACACATTTTGATGTTCACCTATGCAATAGAAACATAAACAACGCCAGGCGTCAACTACATCATCGGGATAATTCGAAAACTGAACAGATTGCGAAAATTACCAGAGGCTTGGCACAGAAACAATCGGAACCCAATCCTGAATACCATCATGCACCTCGTAGCTATGTGGAGAACTATATAAAGCATCATCTACGCAATGGCTTCATGGAACCAACAATGTTCCATCGTAATCCCCGATATCGCTGGATCGATTTCCGTCGACGGATGGTATATGGCACATACGACATATAG